Genomic window (Coraliomargarita sinensis):
GTTACCTGCAGGCCCGCCTCTTTTAAAGCCGTAGTGGCATCTGTTTGCGTTTGCGACATATAGCTCAGCAAGACATGATTCTGGATCGTGTCAAGACTTGGACTCTATCTATATTCTTATCAGGAGTTCACGGGGCGAGTGAGCTCCTCATCCTGCCGGGAACATCAGTCGTAATGGACCGAGCACCAAGTGCTTTCATCCGTTTGGCAGTTCCAGAATCGTTCACCGTCCAAACATGCCACTCAAAACCTGCCTGCTTCAGGGCATGAATATATACTTCCGGAATTTTAACATTTGAGCTGAGACCATCTGCCTCGCTCTCGTGCAAAGTATGCAAAACTGATTCCAGCGACGGAGTCGCTTTGCCAAATCGATCAGTCTTGAAAGAGCGCAACCAGTATGCTTTCAGCCCGGGCGCAGCCACTTTGAGCGTTCGAATGACCACTTCGTTGAACGAAATCACCACGACGTGCTGCGCAGGCAGTCCCGATTGCTCTAGCTCTTTCATCAAGATCGGAATCGCCTCGGGGCCACACTTGATTTCGACATAGATGGTTTTACCCGGCGGTACTGTAGCCAGAACCTCGGCAATCGTCGGTATCATCGCTCCCTTGAAATCTGCGCCAAATCCAGCCCCCACATCCAGCACTCTCAACTCAGACAGCGTGGACTCGGCAACCACCAGATCTCTGTCGGCCAGCTTATTTGTCTTTGCATCGTGTATACAGACAAGAACACCGTCCTTGCTGAGATGAAAATCTCCTTCAATCGCATCCGCCCCCTGCTTCCAGGCCAAACGAAAGGCCAGCAGCGTATTTTCCGGAGCATCCTGGGAGGCGCCCCGGTGGGCGACAATCATCGGGTCCTGCGCGTTGATGGGAAGAATGGCCATACCGCTTAAGATGACTGCAAGAGAAGTCTTCTTCATTCAGGTTACTTTTTGTTCTTCGTTTTCCAGAGTCATTGAGCCGGGGGCGGAGGCACACTCACTTTCCCATATCCGATTTTGAGGCATCACTGACATAATGAGCTGTCAAGCGCGCCAGCGCCACGGCGGCGAGCGGGGTTGAGACGAAAATGCCGCCTACCGCCCAGACGAAGCACCATGCGTTGTCATAGCGGGCAATGCCGTAAATCACCATCATGACAAAGATAGCCGGAGCGCTTGCGACGAGGAGTTTGGTATGCGTGTGGTTTCGGGGGTCGCTGTATTTGGCACAGATGGCCAGAGCGACGAGCCCCACCCCGATGATCGATGCCCAGGTATCAATATCCCCCATAATGTCTCGTCCTCTCCTTCATCGTTTTGATTTTTATCTAAATGAATCCATGGCTCGCCTCACCGGTCTAGTCCGAGAGATAGCTCCATTCCTTTCCCTCCACTTCGGGCTCGACCACGATCGCCGGTACCCTGCGCCTTGCCTCCGTCACGGTAAAGCCGAGGTCTCTCAAGGAGGCTTTTATTCGCCCAGGATCCCCCGAATCTCTCACTAAGCTGAGCCGCACGATATCTTCGATTCCGGTCTCGTTGACAAACACTTGGCTCAAGAGCGCTTTACGGTCCGGCAAATCATTACTTTTCGCCAGCGTCCGGCTGGTGTAGTTCGCGAACTTGATAATCGTATCGAGGTCGGCGCTGAAGCGGGTCCGCCACAATAAGTCGGGCAACTCCTCATTCCGTACAATGCCTTTGTTCTCAGTGCCCCATTCCAAGGAAAGGGCCTCCCGGTCGGGACAGGACACGACGGTGGCATCCACCTCGATCATCCGGCGCGTGACCCGGCAGGCAAAGGCTTCCGAAAAGGCCCGGCACAGACGCCGGGGCAATTCATCCCGTCCCTCCGATTTGACCCGGGCCACCACGTTGAATTCCCCCTGCGGAAGGTCTTTTTTAAGAATGATGGGGTCGAGCACTTCCGTGGCGACACAGAGAGCCGTCAAAAGGTCGATCCCGTGCGCATCCAGCTTTTGCGAATTTGAACTGTAACCATGAGCGTGGGACGACTCGACTTTGACAATGCTGACTCCTGCGACGGTCGACAACTCCTCGTCATAGGGATAGTGACTTTCGGTAGCCTCTTCGCTGCATGCCGGCAACAGAAACAGGCTCACCGCGAGACCGGTCAAAAGCCCGAGTTGTTTCCTGCGCACGAACAAGCGTAGCATTTGACGAAGAATCATTTTGCGTCCCCTTCCGACCAGAAAAATTGAATGGCGAGGATGAGAAAGCCGTAGAGCAAAGGAATCTGGAGCAATTTTTTTGATCTCCCAAGCGTTGTAATCAATGACGCTGTTTTGATTTATTTTCACTACTCTCTTCCGTTCCGGCCTCAAGCAGACTCATTTGAAATTGGTTTTCGGCGCACGCGCCCCACGGGCATTTTTCAACCGGAACCCGTCACTGAGAAGGCCGAAGAACAGAACAAAGCCCAGGATGGGAAGCACGTAACGATGTGGAAAATCATCACCTCCGAGAAAACGAAAAAACAAGCAGCCTAGCAAGTAACCCACTGTCAGCCATAATGCCCGGAATACAGCTCGCGAGGCCAGATCACCTCGAGTTTTCAACGGCACTGTTTTAAGGAGAGTCATTGTCGAGTAGCCTCAAATAATTAGCCACAAAGGAGTGAACAAAGCTGAGAACTCCGTATGGGTTTAGCTTATAGAATGCCCGGTGAGGACGATTACGGCAAGTGCCTTCTGTTTAGGCATCCCATTCTTTTTCACAACCGCTGCGCCAGAGGGCCCTTCCGCCTTCGCCTTGCGGGACTAGGCCGGGACAAGTCGGGCGAGGATGGGGTGGTGGTTTATTCATGACGAAAATTTATTTTCTTGCACCCTTCCTCTCTGCCTCGAGCGCAGCGGTTGTAAACTCATACTTCTTTTCTACGCCAGGACTCAAGGTTGCGTGAAGCATCCCTTAGAGCTCATGAAATCATTGGCAGCCCGTATGGCTTTGTTAAGCAACAATTTGCAGCGGCTCATCGCCGCTGGTCTCACTGAAAAAGCGACAAGAGTGTCGCTTCTACAACCGATATCAGACCTTAATTAAGTGCCATTCTTGGCAACCCGCTTTTCAAAGCATTTCGCCGCCGTATTTACCGTCGATACGGCCGTCCTCGGCGTCCACCTTTTCGACAATTTCCCTGAGTTCCTCCGGAGCGATTGTCCCGTGCTTCACCAACAGGCGTACCAAGGATGCGAGGTAGAGCTTCAACTCGGCATTATCCGCGATGAGCGCCTCGATTTTCTCGTCCTGCGACATGTCCTTGCGAAAGGCGCCCCGCATGCTGCGCTTGAGTTCACCGATTTCACGTTCGGTGTCTTCGATATCAAGCCGATTGCCGATGTCCCCGAGCAGTAGTGTTCTCCCCCAACCCATAGTTGACTCCTTTCTTAGCTAAAATGAGTGAATACTTGGAACATTCACCCGAGATGAAAGTGTCTAGTAGACAAAACTCGCCGACGAAGCATCGCCGAAACCGGGTTGATGCAGGGCCGCGACTTTTCCGGTTTCGGAATCAACAATCATCAGACGGGTGCGACCACCCTCGCGTTTGGTGAAAACGAGGTGGCGACCGTCGCCGAGCCAGTAGGGCTCGACCGAACTGGCGCCGGACGTGATCTGCTTGCTGCGGCGGGTCTTGAAATCGTAAACCGCGATCTGAAAGCCGCCGCCGATAGAAGCTGTGAAGGCGATCTTGTTGGGATCAACAGGATTCCAGACCGGCTCGGAGCAATAGCTGCTGATATTGGTCGGGATGCGCTGAGGCGCCCCGCCATTGACCGAAATTTGATAGAGCTGTGGTTTCCCCGGTGCATCGGAAGTGTAGACCAGACGGCGACCGTCCGGCGACCAGTTGGGGCTGGCTTCGTTGCTCTTATTGGTCGTAAGCCGGCGGATGTTTTTGCCCCGGGTATCAGAGATGTAGATTTCCGAGTTACCGGTACCGGATAGCGTCATGGCGATCCGGCGGCCGTCCGGGCTGTAGGCCCCGCCGGTGTTGGTTCCCTTGAAGGTAGCGATGGGCTGCTTGCGCCCGGTCGCCAGATTAATGGAATAAATATCGGGAAACCCGGTTTTGTAATAAGTGGTATAAAGTAAGCGACTCCCGTCAGGCGCCCACCGGGGACCGGTCACCAGTGCACGATCGCGGGTCAGAGGCCGCACCTCACTGAAGAGAAGATCGCTCACGTAAATCTCGGACACCCCGCGCTGCTTACCCACGAAGGCCAGTTTA
Coding sequences:
- a CDS encoding glycerophosphodiester phosphodiesterase, producing MKKTSLAVILSGMAILPINAQDPMIVAHRGASQDAPENTLLAFRLAWKQGADAIEGDFHLSKDGVLVCIHDAKTNKLADRDLVVAESTLSELRVLDVGAGFGADFKGAMIPTIAEVLATVPPGKTIYVEIKCGPEAIPILMKELEQSGLPAQHVVVISFNEVVIRTLKVAAPGLKAYWLRSFKTDRFGKATPSLESVLHTLHESEADGLSSNVKIPEVYIHALKQAGFEWHVWTVNDSGTAKRMKALGARSITTDVPGRMRSSLAP
- a CDS encoding PD40 domain-containing protein, producing MRLSTLFLLPCLLIGSLTTGLHAQINIGEAIRQGEGRVAIAVDSSDAATRTLARRAFGLHGGITVTTPANAAFAVRIERAGGGDAALVTVGSGQPYKEQLRRTVPGRDYKNAVLRACDLVVQATLESNGFFAGKLAFVGKQRGVSEIYVSDLLFSEVRPLTRDRALVTGPRWAPDGSRLLYTTYYKTGFPDIYSINLATGRKQPIATFKGTNTGGAYSPDGRRIAMTLSGTGNSEIYISDTRGKNIRRLTTNKSNEASPNWSPDGRRLVYTSDAPGKPQLYQISVNGGAPQRIPTNISSYCSEPVWNPVDPNKIAFTASIGGGFQIAVYDFKTRRSKQITSGASSVEPYWLGDGRHLVFTKREGGRTRLMIVDSETGKVAALHQPGFGDASSASFVY